In Aquimarina sp. TRL1, a single window of DNA contains:
- a CDS encoding GNAT family N-acetyltransferase, whose product MNIREVYSNDLEQLAVLFDGYRVFYRKPSNIDAAKRFLTERIQHKDSVIFVCENEANQLLGFVQLYPLFSSTRMQKLWLLNDLFVSPESRGLGISVQLIERAKKLVQDSKACGMFLETEKSNHIGNSLYPKTGFELNEGANYYEWTTK is encoded by the coding sequence ATGAACATACGAGAAGTTTATAGTAATGATTTAGAGCAATTAGCCGTTTTGTTTGACGGTTATCGCGTATTTTATAGAAAACCATCAAATATTGATGCTGCCAAACGTTTTTTAACCGAGCGTATCCAGCATAAAGATTCCGTAATTTTTGTTTGTGAAAATGAAGCAAATCAACTTCTTGGCTTTGTACAATTATATCCTCTTTTCTCATCTACCAGAATGCAAAAATTATGGCTCTTAAATGATCTTTTTGTATCTCCGGAATCCAGAGGATTAGGAATATCAGTACAACTTATCGAAAGGGCCAAAAAACTGGTACAGGATTCTAAAGCATGTGGAATGTTTCTGGAGACAGAGAAATCCAATCACATAGGGAATTCATTGTATCCTAAAACAGGTTTTGAATTAAACGAAGGAGCTAATTATTACG